The proteins below are encoded in one region of Paralysiella testudinis:
- the putP gene encoding sodium/proline symporter PutP produces MGNFNPMYVTFGIYLVAVLLIGLAAYFSTKNFGDYILGGRSLGSFVTAMSAGASDMSGWLLMGLPGAIYLSGLSEAWIAIGLTVGAYFNWLLVAGRLRIHTEYNNNALTLPEYFASRFGAHGKLIKVIAAAIILFFFTIYCASGIVAGARLFQSLFDIDYTTAMWLGAGATIAYTFIGGFLAVSWTDTVQATLMFFALLLTPIMVYLAVGGADEMSAAVQAAASTAGKEYSSLIAGTTLLGIVSTAAWGLGYFGQPHILARFMAADTVKSLKNARRIGMSWMVLCLAGAVAVGYFGIAYFGHHPEQVGAMDGNPERIFIALATLLFNPWIAGVILSAILAAVMSTLSCQLLVCSSAITEDFYKGFLRPDAAQSELVWIGRLMVLAVAIIAIIIAADPESRVLGLVSYAWAGFGAAFGPVVILSVFWKRMTAAGALAGMLAGALVVVFWKPFTGSGLYEIVPGFIACAVAIVAVSLLTKPGAGIEARFEEADAAYKAAAK; encoded by the coding sequence ATGGGCAACTTTAACCCGATGTATGTCACATTTGGTATTTACCTAGTGGCGGTGCTGTTGATTGGCTTGGCAGCATATTTTTCCACCAAGAATTTTGGCGACTATATTCTGGGCGGCAGAAGTTTGGGCAGCTTTGTTACTGCCATGTCGGCGGGTGCTTCCGATATGTCCGGCTGGCTGCTGATGGGCTTGCCCGGTGCGATTTACCTTAGCGGCCTGAGCGAAGCGTGGATTGCCATTGGCCTCACCGTGGGCGCTTATTTCAACTGGTTGCTGGTGGCCGGGCGTTTGCGCATCCACACCGAATACAACAACAACGCGCTCACCCTGCCGGAATATTTTGCCAGCCGCTTCGGCGCGCACGGCAAATTGATTAAGGTGATTGCGGCGGCGATTATTCTGTTTTTCTTCACCATTTATTGCGCCTCGGGCATTGTGGCCGGCGCGCGCTTGTTTCAAAGCCTGTTTGACATCGACTACACCACCGCCATGTGGCTGGGTGCCGGTGCCACCATTGCCTACACCTTTATCGGCGGCTTTTTGGCGGTGAGCTGGACCGACACCGTGCAGGCCACGCTGATGTTTTTTGCGCTGCTGCTCACGCCGATTATGGTGTATCTGGCCGTGGGCGGTGCCGATGAAATGAGCGCTGCGGTGCAGGCCGCAGCCAGCACCGCAGGCAAGGAATACAGCAGTCTGATTGCGGGCACCACCTTGTTGGGCATTGTGAGCACTGCCGCTTGGGGCTTGGGCTATTTCGGCCAGCCGCACATTCTGGCGCGTTTTATGGCGGCCGATACGGTGAAATCACTCAAAAACGCCCGCCGCATCGGCATGAGCTGGATGGTTTTGTGTTTGGCCGGTGCGGTGGCGGTGGGCTATTTCGGCATTGCTTATTTCGGCCATCATCCGGAACAGGTGGGCGCCATGGACGGCAACCCCGAGCGCATCTTTATTGCTTTGGCTACCTTATTGTTTAATCCGTGGATTGCCGGGGTGATTTTGTCGGCCATTTTGGCGGCGGTGATGTCTACCTTAAGCTGCCAGCTGTTGGTGTGCTCCAGCGCGATTACCGAAGACTTCTACAAAGGCTTTTTGCGCCCTGATGCGGCGCAGAGCGAATTGGTGTGGATTGGCCGCCTGATGGTGCTGGCGGTGGCTATTATCGCCATCATCATCGCCGCCGACCCCGAAAGCCGCGTGCTTGGCTTGGTGTCGTATGCGTGGGCCGGTTTTGGTGCGGCTTTCGGCCCGGTGGTGATTTTGTCGGTATTCTGGAAACGCATGACCGCCGCTGGTGCGCTGGCCGGTATGTTGGCAGGGGCTTTGGTGGTGGTGTTTTGGAAGCCGTTTACCGGCAGCGGCCTGTATGAAATCGTGCCCGGCTTTATTGCCTGCGCAGTGGCGATTGTGGCGGTGTCTTTACTCACCAAACCCGGTGCCGGTATTGAAGCACGCTTTGAAGAAGCCGATGCGGCTTATAAAGCGGCAGCCAAATAA
- a CDS encoding LD-carboxypeptidase, producing the protein MNPSAHSRRQFLRAAVALGGAGVLQACGSTAGSATPVQPRITPAVRRPASGNNVLRIFAASGYAEQANRIEIGLRRLYDAGFTITNQQAAYRRYQRFAGSDAERIADLQDVALGRVATPKVLMGLRGGYGAVRLLPHVDWASLGTRMREQGTLLFGFSDTTAIQMALLARGNMPSFAGPMLYSEFGKPQPSVYTMQSFIDSTTRSNNTIHVAEIQSRSVRAEGVLWGGNLSVLASLAGSPYMPDISGGILFLEDVGEQPYRIERMLQTLYMAGILGKQQAVVMGNFRMGTIRDVYDSSYNFNSVVNTMSRLAKVPVLTGFPFGHITNKTTFPLGAQARIEPMSGGGYSVAFGGYPTLDANTLTLNTLLPPPVLSDVFGGDTAATPEDRSDLE; encoded by the coding sequence ATGAATCCATCCGCACACAGCCGCCGCCAATTTTTACGTGCCGCCGTGGCCTTAGGCGGTGCCGGTGTGTTGCAGGCCTGCGGCAGCACTGCCGGGTCTGCCACGCCGGTGCAACCCCGAATCACGCCAGCAGTGCGTCGCCCCGCATCAGGAAACAATGTGTTAAGAATTTTTGCCGCTTCTGGCTATGCCGAGCAAGCCAACCGCATTGAAATCGGCCTGCGCCGCCTTTACGACGCCGGTTTCACCATAACTAATCAGCAGGCAGCCTACCGCCGCTATCAGCGTTTTGCCGGCAGCGATGCCGAGCGCATTGCCGACTTGCAAGACGTGGCGCTGGGTCGCGTAGCCACGCCCAAAGTATTGATGGGCTTGCGCGGCGGCTATGGTGCCGTGCGCTTGCTGCCGCATGTCGATTGGGCGAGCTTGGGCACGCGTATGCGCGAGCAGGGCACGCTGTTGTTCGGCTTTAGCGATACCACCGCCATCCAAATGGCCTTGCTGGCACGCGGCAATATGCCCAGCTTTGCCGGGCCGATGCTGTATAGCGAATTCGGCAAACCGCAGCCCAGTGTTTACACCATGCAGTCGTTTATCGACAGCACCACCCGCAGCAACAACACCATTCATGTGGCGGAAATCCAAAGCCGCAGCGTGCGCGCCGAAGGCGTGCTGTGGGGCGGCAATCTTAGCGTGCTGGCCTCGCTGGCGGGCAGCCCTTATATGCCCGATATCAGCGGCGGCATTTTGTTTTTGGAAGATGTGGGCGAGCAGCCTTACCGCATTGAGCGCATGCTGCAAACCCTGTATATGGCCGGTATTTTGGGCAAACAGCAGGCAGTGGTGATGGGCAATTTCCGCATGGGCACCATCCGCGATGTCTACGACAGCAGCTATAATTTCAACAGTGTGGTGAACACCATGTCGCGGCTGGCCAAAGTGCCGGTGCTCACCGGCTTTCCGTTCGGCCACATCACCAACAAGACCACCTTCCCGCTGGGCGCGCAAGCCCGCATCGAGCCGATGAGTGGCGGCGGCTACAGCGTGGCCTTTGGCGGCTATCCCACCCTGGATGCGAACACCTTGACTTTGAATACCTTGCTGCCGCCGCCGGTATTGTCAGATGTGTTCGGCGGCGACACGGCCGCCACACCGGAAGATCGCAGCGACTTAGAGTAA
- a CDS encoding multifunctional CCA addition/repair protein, whose translation MQTYLVGGAVRDALLGLPQTDRDWVVVGADAQTMLQQGFKPVGQDFPVFLHPHSHEEYALARTERKVAAGYAGFRFYAAPEVTLEQDLARRDLTINAMAQDADGRIIDPFNGQADLAAGLLRHVSPAFTEDPVRILRTARFAARYGFQVAPETMALMRQMVAAGEVDALVAERVWQELAKGLMENRPARMLEILHECGALQVILPEVAALFGVPQRADYHPEVDTGIHTLMVLQQAADMGLTLPERYAALLHDLGKALTPADILPKHHGHDVAGVVPVQQVNARWRVPRACAELAELVCRWHIIFHSVGTLKPATVLDKLKRTDALRRPQRFQAALNVCVADTRGRLGKENSPYPQREHWLALLAAAQNIDTAAIAAACTKPEQIAAAIDAARLAQITPLQNAYRRQHTESH comes from the coding sequence TTGCAAACCTATCTTGTGGGCGGCGCGGTGCGCGATGCTTTATTGGGCTTGCCGCAAACCGACCGCGATTGGGTAGTGGTGGGCGCCGATGCCCAAACCATGCTGCAACAGGGCTTTAAGCCGGTGGGGCAGGATTTTCCGGTGTTTCTGCATCCGCACAGCCACGAAGAATATGCTCTGGCCCGCACCGAGCGCAAAGTGGCGGCCGGTTATGCCGGTTTTCGTTTTTATGCCGCGCCCGAAGTTACGCTGGAGCAGGATTTGGCGCGGCGCGATTTAACCATCAATGCCATGGCGCAAGATGCCGATGGGCGGATTATCGACCCCTTCAACGGCCAAGCCGACTTGGCCGCCGGGCTATTGCGCCATGTGAGCCCCGCCTTTACCGAAGACCCGGTGCGGATTTTGCGTACTGCCCGCTTTGCCGCCCGCTACGGCTTTCAGGTAGCCCCGGAAACCATGGCACTGATGCGGCAAATGGTAGCCGCAGGCGAAGTCGATGCGCTGGTGGCCGAGCGGGTGTGGCAGGAGCTGGCCAAAGGGCTGATGGAAAACCGGCCTGCGCGAATGCTGGAAATTTTGCATGAATGCGGTGCTTTGCAAGTGATTTTGCCGGAAGTGGCGGCGCTCTTCGGCGTGCCGCAGCGGGCGGACTACCACCCTGAAGTGGACACCGGTATCCACACGCTGATGGTATTGCAACAGGCCGCCGATATGGGGCTAACGCTGCCTGAACGCTATGCCGCCTTGCTGCACGACTTGGGCAAAGCGCTCACGCCCGCCGATATTCTGCCCAAACACCACGGCCATGATGTGGCCGGGGTGGTGCCGGTGCAGCAGGTGAATGCACGCTGGCGGGTACCGCGTGCCTGCGCTGAGCTGGCCGAGCTGGTGTGCCGCTGGCATATTATTTTTCACAGCGTGGGCACGCTCAAACCGGCCACCGTATTGGATAAACTCAAACGCACCGATGCCTTGCGCCGCCCGCAGCGTTTTCAGGCGGCCTTAAATGTGTGCGTGGCCGATACCCGCGGGCGTTTGGGTAAAGAAAACAGCCCCTACCCGCAACGCGAACACTGGCTGGCATTGCTGGCCGCAGCGCAAAACATCGACACCGCCGCTATTGCCGCGGCTTGCACCAAACCCGAGCAGATTGCCGCCGCCATTGATGCCGCCCGTTTGGCGCAAATCACCCCGCTGCAAAATGCCTACCGCCGCCAACACACTGAAAGCCACTAA
- the glnD gene encoding [protein-PII] uridylyltransferase: MRAAPDSIHINSATCQAVAQELQLQKQQLTANYLAHRQPLVFFRQYGAALEYALGVLWQEWFHGHDMCLLAIGGFGRGEMYPYSDLDLAIALPLPPDEAQQARIAAFIQVLWDIALMPAVKVGSVEELCQSAHDDLTGDTAFLEARFLCGSHRLADRLLHRLNLQRDVAAFIEGKLLEQQQRHAKSQGAGAVLEANIKTAPGGLRDIHTLLWLAKAQGINPQFQALTQQNILTRTEAGLLLYSHKQLAKIRIDLHLAAGRAEERLIFDLQSQVAENMGYSDDARQRKSEKLMRSFYRATKTVKQLSGILQPMLRGRVYSRLPRVVVEIDADYYQVGNLLAVKDKTLFARKPTHIFKAMQIIQQHNDISGLAPQTLRAWWGAGQKINADFYQNPVNRDRFIGFFKYGSGLTHLLRFINLYGVLGHYLPAWGKIVGLLQHDLFHIYPVDDHILMVVRNMRRLAMDAHSHELPFASGLMHSFERKHVLYLAALFHDIAKGRGGDHATEGIADARTFAADHFLDQDDTELLAWLVEDHLLMSGTAQKEDIQDPAVVAKFCAKVASRERLIALYLLTVADIRGTNPKIWNSWKASLLENLFQAALRQFAGEARDRAVVVSNRQQRALNELARLNIDEKKQRALWQRLGKPYFVRHEMQEILWHLPKLINHEELPQAHSQLLPNTDTLQVMVYMPNRPRLFAGLSSLFSRHDLNILAARAYVTEHNFILDTFIVQMPAQCLPHDYRRIQTRLEAALDDFVHNRNPPEIAQPAPPQSRRSRHLPIAPRISIYSEDDAGWYVLEIITFNRRYLLANIAEVLSDFDISVRYAKIATLDERVEDSFLIYAPTLEDTKQQLALKKALLAQISS, from the coding sequence ATGCGCGCCGCGCCCGATTCTATTCACATCAACAGCGCTACCTGCCAAGCGGTAGCGCAAGAGCTGCAATTACAAAAGCAACAGCTTACCGCCAATTATCTGGCCCACCGCCAGCCCTTGGTGTTTTTCCGGCAATACGGCGCGGCGCTGGAGTATGCGCTGGGCGTGCTGTGGCAGGAGTGGTTTCACGGCCATGATATGTGTTTGCTGGCCATTGGCGGCTTTGGCCGTGGCGAAATGTACCCGTATTCCGATTTGGACTTGGCCATCGCCTTGCCCTTGCCGCCGGATGAGGCACAGCAAGCGCGGATTGCTGCCTTTATCCAAGTGCTGTGGGACATAGCGCTGATGCCGGCGGTGAAGGTGGGCAGCGTGGAAGAGCTGTGCCAAAGCGCGCATGACGACCTCACCGGCGACACCGCTTTTCTGGAAGCACGTTTCTTGTGCGGCAGCCATCGCCTGGCCGACCGCTTGCTGCACCGGCTCAATCTGCAACGCGATGTGGCCGCCTTTATCGAAGGCAAGCTCTTAGAGCAGCAACAGCGCCACGCCAAATCGCAAGGCGCCGGTGCGGTGCTGGAAGCCAACATCAAAACCGCCCCCGGCGGCCTGCGCGACATCCACACCTTGCTGTGGCTGGCCAAGGCGCAAGGCATCAACCCGCAATTTCAGGCGCTCACACAGCAAAACATCCTCACCCGCACCGAAGCCGGTTTGCTGCTCTACAGCCACAAGCAATTGGCCAAAATCCGCATTGATTTACACTTAGCCGCCGGGCGCGCGGAAGAACGGCTGATTTTTGATTTACAAAGCCAAGTGGCCGAAAACATGGGCTATAGCGACGACGCACGCCAGCGTAAAAGCGAAAAGCTGATGCGCTCGTTTTACCGCGCCACCAAAACCGTAAAGCAGCTCAGCGGCATTTTGCAGCCGATGTTGCGCGGGCGCGTGTATTCACGCCTGCCGCGGGTGGTGGTGGAGATTGATGCCGATTACTACCAAGTGGGCAACTTGCTGGCGGTGAAAGACAAAACCCTGTTTGCACGCAAGCCTACTCATATTTTTAAGGCCATGCAAATTATCCAGCAACACAACGACATCAGCGGCTTGGCACCGCAAACCCTGCGGGCGTGGTGGGGAGCAGGGCAGAAAATCAATGCCGATTTTTACCAAAACCCGGTGAACCGCGACCGTTTTATCGGCTTTTTCAAATACGGCAGCGGCCTTACCCACCTGCTGCGCTTTATCAACCTCTACGGCGTGCTCGGCCATTACTTGCCCGCGTGGGGCAAAATCGTGGGGCTGTTGCAGCACGACCTGTTTCATATCTACCCCGTGGACGACCATATCCTGATGGTGGTGCGCAATATGCGCCGCTTGGCCATGGATGCGCACAGCCACGAGCTGCCGTTTGCTTCGGGGCTGATGCACTCGTTTGAGCGCAAGCACGTGCTGTATTTGGCGGCGCTGTTTCACGACATCGCCAAAGGCCGTGGCGGCGACCATGCCACCGAAGGCATTGCCGACGCCCGCACCTTTGCAGCAGATCATTTTCTGGATCAAGACGACACCGAATTGCTGGCTTGGTTGGTGGAAGACCATTTGCTGATGTCGGGCACGGCACAAAAAGAAGACATCCAAGATCCGGCAGTGGTGGCCAAATTTTGTGCCAAAGTGGCCAGCCGCGAGCGGCTGATTGCCCTGTATCTGCTCACCGTGGCCGATATCCGCGGCACCAACCCCAAAATCTGGAACAGCTGGAAAGCCAGCTTATTGGAAAACCTATTTCAGGCAGCCTTGCGCCAATTTGCCGGCGAAGCCCGCGACCGCGCCGTGGTAGTGAGCAACCGCCAACAACGCGCGCTCAACGAATTGGCGCGCCTGAACATCGACGAGAAAAAACAGCGCGCCCTGTGGCAGCGGCTGGGCAAACCGTATTTTGTGCGCCACGAAATGCAGGAAATCCTCTGGCACCTGCCCAAGCTTATCAACCACGAAGAGCTGCCGCAGGCACACAGCCAGCTGCTGCCCAACACCGACACCCTGCAAGTGATGGTGTATATGCCCAACCGCCCGCGGCTGTTTGCCGGATTAAGCTCCTTATTCAGCCGCCACGACCTCAATATTCTGGCCGCCCGCGCCTATGTTACCGAGCATAATTTCATCCTCGACACTTTTATCGTGCAAATGCCCGCCCAATGCCTGCCGCACGACTACCGCCGCATCCAAACCCGGCTGGAAGCCGCGCTGGACGATTTTGTACACAACCGTAACCCGCCCGAAATCGCCCAGCCCGCCCCGCCACAAAGCCGCCGCAGCCGCCACTTGCCGATTGCCCCGCGCATCAGCATCTACAGCGAAGACGATGCGGGCTGGTATGTATTGGAAATCATCACCTTTAATCGCCGCTATCTGCTGGCCAACATCGCCGAAGTGCTGTCCGATTTTGACATCAGCGTGCGCTACGCCAAAATCGCCACCTTGGATGAGCGCGTGGAAGACAGCTTTTTAATCTACGCCCCCACGCTGGAAGACACCAAACAACAACTGGCACTGAAAAAAGCTTTGTTGGCGCAAATCAGCAGTTAA
- a CDS encoding solute carrier family 23 protein — protein sequence MAIKRPYGAEQPYWPAGPFKIRLPFIHYRWEFPEMIQGLFMFVVSLAMIPLLEKYLGMPYEAALAFCVVAGVAYLLPALLGVPLVPGWITPAIPVVLLYLQAFEPGPQAVQAMFALQLLVFIIFLFLGVTGLGSKLVRIIPNSLKSGIIIGAGIAAMMGELKSGGRIDATPISLLIGALVSAYILFSLSFKNIVENNKFAKMLANFGMIPGLFVAMLIGWAVGEYPLPVIEWGITKPDFGLMTQYLVFNVGMPSWDMFLLAIPTAIIAYVIAFGDILVGFTLCRRVDEVRPDEKIELDVTRVHLVTAMRNGLHALLAPWPGLAGPLWTAAHATVAERYALGRKAMDSIYSGGGTFWITGLIAIFILPLVTMFKPVLPIALSLTLILTAYICIMVGMEELKNSAERGVAGIVAVTLAMPDPKSTVYAVVIGVVLYLLIERPNARQRAKDDKSLIGDTTEDYIHQDKADKAN from the coding sequence ATGGCCATTAAACGCCCTTATGGTGCCGAGCAGCCTTACTGGCCTGCCGGTCCATTCAAAATCCGTTTGCCTTTTATCCATTATCGCTGGGAATTCCCAGAGATGATTCAGGGGCTGTTTATGTTTGTGGTCAGCTTGGCTATGATTCCCCTGTTGGAAAAATACCTAGGCATGCCCTATGAAGCGGCGTTGGCATTTTGCGTAGTTGCCGGGGTGGCCTATCTGCTGCCCGCCTTACTTGGTGTGCCATTGGTGCCCGGCTGGATTACCCCGGCCATTCCGGTGGTGTTGCTGTATTTGCAGGCATTTGAGCCGGGCCCGCAAGCGGTGCAGGCCATGTTTGCGCTGCAACTACTGGTGTTCATCATTTTCTTGTTTTTGGGTGTTACCGGGCTGGGCAGCAAGCTGGTGCGGATTATCCCCAACTCGCTTAAATCCGGCATCATTATTGGCGCCGGTATCGCGGCCATGATGGGCGAGCTGAAATCCGGCGGGCGCATTGATGCCACGCCGATTTCGCTGCTGATTGGTGCTTTGGTTTCGGCCTATATTTTGTTTTCGCTGTCGTTCAAGAATATTGTAGAAAACAATAAATTCGCCAAAATGCTGGCCAATTTCGGCATGATTCCCGGCCTGTTTGTGGCCATGCTTATCGGCTGGGCGGTGGGCGAATATCCGTTGCCGGTGATTGAATGGGGCATTACCAAACCAGACTTCGGCCTGATGACGCAATACCTGGTATTTAATGTGGGCATGCCCAGCTGGGACATGTTTCTGCTGGCCATACCCACAGCGATTATTGCTTATGTGATTGCCTTTGGTGATATTTTGGTGGGCTTTACCTTGTGCCGCCGGGTGGACGAAGTACGTCCGGATGAAAAAATTGAGTTGGATGTCACCCGTGTGCATCTGGTTACCGCCATGCGCAACGGCTTGCATGCCTTGCTGGCACCCTGGCCGGGGTTGGCCGGCCCTTTGTGGACGGCGGCGCACGCCACCGTGGCCGAACGCTATGCACTGGGCCGCAAAGCCATGGATTCGATTTACAGCGGCGGCGGCACCTTCTGGATTACCGGCCTGATTGCGATATTTATCCTGCCTTTGGTAACCATGTTTAAGCCGGTATTGCCGATTGCCTTGTCGTTAACGCTGATTCTCACCGCCTATATCTGCATTATGGTGGGCATGGAAGAGCTGAAAAATTCGGCTGAGCGCGGGGTGGCCGGGATTGTGGCGGTAACCTTGGCTATGCCCGACCCGAAATCCACTGTGTATGCCGTGGTGATTGGCGTGGTGTTGTATTTGCTGATTGAACGGCCCAATGCACGCCAACGCGCCAAAGACGACAAAAGCCTGATTGGCGACACCACCGAAGACTATATCCACCAAGATAAAGCCGATAAAGCCAATTGA
- the kdsA gene encoding 3-deoxy-8-phosphooctulonate synthase has product MIKLNDLSIGNDCAFTLFGGLNVLEDVDSTLFACEKYVEVTNKLGIPYVFKASFDKANRSSIHSYRGVGLEEGMKIFAAVKKEFGVPVITDVHEPWQAEPVAEVCDVLQLPAFLARQTDLVVALAKTGRVINIKKPQFLSPHQMKNIVDKFKEAGNEQLILCERGSNFGYDNLVVDMLGFGVMKKITGDLPIIFDVTHALQQRESGASASGGRRNQVLDLALAGMATRLAGLFLEAHPDPDKARCDGPSALPLNMLETFLAQVKAVDDVVKAMPVLDIK; this is encoded by the coding sequence ATGATTAAATTAAATGATTTATCCATCGGCAATGATTGTGCTTTTACCCTTTTCGGCGGGCTGAATGTTTTGGAAGATGTGGATTCCACGCTGTTTGCTTGTGAAAAATATGTAGAAGTAACCAATAAACTCGGCATTCCCTATGTTTTCAAAGCTTCATTTGACAAGGCCAATCGCTCTTCTATCCACTCTTATCGTGGTGTGGGTTTGGAAGAGGGGATGAAGATTTTTGCAGCGGTAAAAAAAGAGTTTGGCGTGCCGGTGATTACCGATGTGCATGAGCCGTGGCAAGCGGAGCCGGTGGCGGAAGTGTGTGATGTGTTGCAATTGCCGGCGTTTTTGGCGCGCCAAACTGACTTGGTGGTGGCGTTGGCCAAAACCGGGCGGGTGATTAATATCAAAAAGCCGCAGTTTTTAAGCCCGCATCAGATGAAAAATATTGTCGACAAATTTAAAGAAGCGGGCAATGAGCAATTGATTTTATGCGAACGCGGCTCGAATTTTGGCTATGACAATTTGGTGGTGGATATGCTCGGCTTTGGGGTAATGAAAAAAATCACTGGCGATTTGCCGATTATTTTTGATGTTACCCATGCTTTACAGCAGCGCGAATCGGGTGCTTCGGCTTCCGGCGGGCGCCGTAATCAGGTGTTGGATTTGGCCTTGGCCGGTATGGCCACCCGTTTGGCCGGTTTGTTTTTGGAAGCGCATCCGGATCCGGACAAAGCGCGTTGTGATGGCCCCAGTGCGTTACCATTGAATATGCTGGAAACTTTCTTGGCGCAGGTAAAAGCGGTGGATGATGTGGTGAAAGCCATGCCTGTGTTGGATATCAAATAA
- the kdsB gene encoding 3-deoxy-manno-octulosonate cytidylyltransferase, translating to MANTVQESVVIVIPARYASTRLPGKPLADIGGKPMIQHVYERASQVAGVDTVLVAVDDNRVAEAVSAFGGRWVMTRPDHESGTDRLAEVMAQHPADIYVNVQGDEPLIRPQDIAVLIAGMRADAGVAVGTLCHPLPAAEAGNPNAVKVVLADNGDALYFSRSPIPYPREAEEASYLKHVGVYAYRRDVLAQYGNLPQPMMEKTEKLEQLRLLAAGFKIRAFQVAETGPGVDTPDCLARVRQLMAGLPETDMAANPSLADVKLLITDVDGVLTDGGIYYDETGECLKRFHVRDGLGIRLLEESGIRVAVLSGRDSATLRKRVADLGVSLFRFGVKDKHQACVDLMAAAGVEADQTACIGDDTIDLPAFVACGLSYAVADAPVYVQAKATAVLQTAGGHGALRELADAILMAQGKAEIFDSAQGFAKVMAGAAQ from the coding sequence ATGGCGAATACAGTACAAGAATCGGTGGTGATTGTGATTCCGGCACGCTATGCGTCTACACGTTTGCCGGGCAAGCCGCTGGCGGATATTGGCGGCAAGCCGATGATTCAGCATGTTTATGAGCGTGCCAGCCAAGTGGCGGGTGTAGATACGGTATTGGTGGCAGTAGACGATAACCGTGTGGCCGAAGCCGTAAGCGCATTTGGTGGGCGCTGGGTGATGACGCGTCCAGATCATGAATCGGGCACTGATCGCTTGGCAGAAGTGATGGCGCAGCATCCGGCTGATATTTATGTGAATGTACAGGGGGATGAACCATTGATTCGCCCGCAAGATATTGCGGTGCTGATTGCCGGTATGCGAGCCGATGCCGGTGTGGCGGTGGGCACCTTATGCCATCCTTTGCCTGCGGCAGAGGCGGGCAATCCCAACGCGGTTAAGGTGGTATTGGCAGATAATGGTGATGCCCTGTATTTTAGCCGCAGCCCGATTCCTTATCCGCGCGAAGCCGAAGAAGCGAGCTACCTGAAACATGTGGGTGTGTATGCTTATCGCCGTGATGTGTTGGCACAGTATGGCAACTTGCCGCAGCCGATGATGGAAAAAACCGAAAAACTGGAACAACTGCGCTTGCTGGCGGCCGGTTTTAAGATTCGTGCTTTTCAGGTAGCCGAAACCGGGCCGGGTGTGGATACGCCCGATTGCTTGGCGCGCGTGCGCCAATTAATGGCAGGGCTGCCTGAAACCGACATGGCTGCCAACCCCAGCTTGGCAGATGTCAAATTGTTGATTACCGATGTGGACGGTGTGCTCACCGATGGCGGTATTTATTACGATGAAACCGGCGAATGCTTAAAACGCTTTCATGTGCGCGATGGCTTGGGTATCCGTTTGCTGGAAGAGAGCGGCATCCGGGTGGCGGTATTGTCTGGCCGAGATTCAGCCACATTGCGCAAACGGGTGGCGGACTTGGGCGTGTCGCTATTTCGTTTTGGCGTGAAAGACAAACATCAGGCCTGTGTGGATTTGATGGCTGCCGCGGGTGTTGAGGCTGACCAGACCGCTTGTATTGGCGACGATACCATTGATTTACCCGCCTTTGTCGCTTGCGGTTTAAGCTATGCGGTGGCCGATGCGCCGGTATATGTACAAGCCAAGGCAACTGCGGTTTTACAAACTGCCGGTGGTCATGGTGCGCTGCGTGAGCTGGCGGATGCTATTCTAATGGCACAAGGCAAGGCTGAAATTTTTGATTCGGCTCAAGGCTTTGCCAAGGTGATGGCTGGCGCGGCGCAATAG
- a CDS encoding KpsF/GutQ family sugar-phosphate isomerase: MAARLDTAFEAAIQTILSMQGRVVVVGMGKSGIIGQKIAATMASTGTPAFFVHPGEAFHGDLGMIKPIDVALLISNSGETEEIIRILPFLEYQQNRIIALTGDPKSSLGCNAHVVLDVGVEREACNNNLAPTSSTTCTLVMGDALAMVLAAERDFQPEDFARFHPGGSLGRCLLTRVADVMNKDKLPVCTPDASFKQVVHSINRDYLGLTLVMQDNALAGIITDGNIRRAFDGDADFILIL; this comes from the coding sequence ATGGCCGCTCGTTTGGATACCGCATTTGAAGCCGCAATCCAAACTATTTTATCCATGCAAGGTCGTGTAGTGGTGGTGGGCATGGGTAAGTCGGGCATTATCGGCCAAAAGATTGCCGCCACCATGGCGTCTACTGGTACTCCGGCGTTTTTTGTGCACCCGGGTGAGGCTTTCCACGGTGATTTGGGTATGATTAAGCCGATTGATGTGGCCTTGCTGATTTCTAATTCGGGTGAAACCGAAGAGATTATCCGTATTTTGCCGTTTTTGGAATATCAGCAAAACCGGATTATTGCTCTGACTGGCGATCCAAAATCCAGCTTGGGGTGCAATGCGCATGTGGTGCTGGATGTGGGTGTAGAGCGGGAGGCATGTAATAATAATTTGGCGCCCACCAGCTCAACCACGTGTACTTTGGTTATGGGCGATGCCTTGGCCATGGTTTTGGCGGCAGAGCGGGATTTCCAGCCGGAGGATTTTGCCCGTTTCCATCCGGGTGGCAGTTTGGGACGGTGTTTGCTTACCCGGGTGGCTGATGTGATGAATAAGGATAAATTGCCGGTATGTACACCAGATGCGTCTTTTAAACAGGTGGTGCATAGCATTAACCGCGATTATTTGGGCTTAACTTTGGTGATGCAAGACAATGCATTGGCAGGCATTATTACGGATGGCAACATTCGCCGTGCCTTCGATGGCGATGCGGATTTTATACTAATTCTCTGA